The Populus alba chromosome 13, ASM523922v2, whole genome shotgun sequence genome contains the following window.
GCAACAAATTCACTGTCTTTCTCAGGGAATtcttaagtaaataaaataagaccAACATTAGGTATGGATGGATTTCTTGtcgaatatttatttattgatgagAATAGACTgttcttataaaaagaaaaatgcgaTATTTGCAAATTAAATAGTACAGAGATGAGAtgtggaaaaaacaaataaaaaaaatcctcgaACCGCCATacggaaagagaaaagaaaaaggaaaaaggaaaaaggaggaAAGCAGAACAGCCAAAAGACTCGTCTTTTCCGGTGGGACCCACCACCACGACGAGTTAAAACACGAAACAGATCTCTCTCATCTCGCCTCcacctctttatttttttcccccaCACGAATACCAAACAAAGCCGAAAATCTAAAACCCTCACTCCTCCTCCCCCCCCCCACACACTCTCTTAAACCCCCCTCTCTCTGTACCCTCTATTCATTTCACTTTGAACACACAAAACAGAAGAAAACGCAGACACATCGAACAGATTGGGAACGAAACGCAGCCGTACTTACTAGCCCAGAACAACGGTGGTGAGCGACAGGCCGATGAAGCGAGCCAGGAGAAATAACAGGGTTACTGCAAATCTCTACGACATCCTCTCTTTTCCGTCTGCCGGCGACTCCGTCTCCCCCGCTGTTCCCTTCAGGGACAACATCAAGGCGTTTTTGTCACGTCACGCGCGGGTCACCTTCCCCCCCTCACTGTTTCCCTCCTTGTTGACGTGGCAGATCTTGTTTCGCGTAGGAGATCTGGTGCTCGACGGACCGGATATCTCTTCGGTCGTTCTGGCTCTCGATATTGTCGAGGAGGACGTTACCAGATCTTCTAGATCCGTGTATTGCAACCAGTGCCGAGTCGTTGGTGAGTCGGCTCACCACCCACCCGAGTCAGCAATGACGtcacatttaatttataatgaaataaaagaataaaccCCATGCTGACTCAGATTTTACAGTGGATAATAATAATGTGAACTAGTATTTGAAAGTTTGGAttctaaaaaatgattaaataaataaagcggACGGCTTTAAGTATCCTTAAGCATGctaaattcttatttatttatcttttattttcccAAAGGCTGGGGTGGACATCCCGTGTGCAAGAAACGGTACCATTTTATCATAAGAGCTAACAACAGCAGCCCTGCTGACGGATATCAGAGATCATGCAACAGATGCGGCAATCGGTGGTCGCACATATCATCAGAATCCAGGTAAATTTCACGACTGGGTTGCCTAATCTCTTTATTGTGTGATCTTGAGATTGAAGCTGTTTTTGTGGCGGGTGTAGGTGCAAGGGGTGTGACACCGTGATTACCACAGATGATATTGAAGATTGGGTGTATTCTCAGTTCGAAGATAACACTCATCTACTTCACGGGGTTGTTCACTCCAATGGCTTTGGCCACCTGCTCTTGGTTAATGGAAGGGAAGGTGGTTCCAGTGTTTTGACTGGTTCTGATATCATGAACTTTTGGGATAGGCTGTGCGAGACTTTGGCAGTAAGGTTTGTACTCTTGTTGATCTATATAATTCACTGatttgtgtatttttctttGCTGCTACCGTATGAGCACCTTTAGTCGCCTCAGTCTCCACTCAGTCATGAACTTCATTGAACCTTAATATTGGTCGGAGAAAAGGGTAGCTGATTAGTTAATGCGAGCCTGTATATAGCtttacaaactaaaaaaaaaaaattaaaaattaaaaaaaaaaaaacatatattatggCAAGGATACGCACCTTGAACTTGCAAACACAGCACTGCCATCCATGCAAGTCTTGCTTTACAGCTAAATGGCGCAATAATTTGATACTGAACTATTGCGTTTgatatttaaagtatttttctcaACTTTCATTGGTTTAATGAATCAGAACTGAAAGTTGTATTGTCTGAAGTAGCTTGTAAATTGTCCACTTCTGAAAACCTTGCCAATAGTATACGAAGTTGATTATGCTTGTGCTTTCCAGAAGTTTTCACCATCCTATGTAGCACTTGACGCCTCAACTTCATTTGGTGCACCACTGACCTGTTAGTAATATACATAATTAGCTAAACAATCAGCAAAGAGTTTGGgttgaacaaataaataacatggtTAATTACCAGAGCATTTGAGGTCTCCGGTGGTGGCAGGACAAACAAATTTTAGATGAGATTTTTCACTTCTGGTTATGATTGGAAGCGTCTGACTGTGTGTTAACTTCATTTGCTGTATAGGAAGGTATCTGTCATGGATGTGTCAAGAAAATATGGGATGGAGTACCGATTGCTCAATGCAATCACCAAGGGTCATTCATGGTATGGTGGTTGGGGTTATGAATTTGGATGTGGAAGCTTTGCAATAACATTGGATGCTTACAAGAAAGCAGTGGAAAGCATATCAAGAGTGCCCTTAGCCCCCCTCTTATTCCGGGGACGAGGACCACAAACTAGGCTACAAGCTCTAATTTCATTTTACCGATCATTGTCAGACTCGGAGCTTGTTACTATAAAGGACCTTTTCTCCTTTTTGTCTAGTCTGATCCATGAAAGCAACGAGTCATTAGCATCCATGGCAACACCCAAGAACTTAAAACCTGCTGCAAATATATTGTGTGCGTGGACAAGGGATGATGTAGAACGTGTACAACAAGCAATGATCAAGGTACTGGCTGCGGCATCTGGCAAGACCAATTGGGTTACAAGGCATGCTCTTAAAGGTGTCATGTCTAAAACAGCATCTCCAGAGCTTCTTGATTACTGCCTTAAACACTTGGGAGGGAAGTTGGCAGCTAGTGGCACAGTGGTTTGGCCACGATGCAATCCTAATTCCTTTGATATTGAATTCAGGTAGTTGATGCTAACACCAAACTGTTTCAGTTGTTTTTCACTCCAAATTTGCTAAATACATTACTCAATCTGTCATCTCTCTAATGTAACAGGCTAGAACCACCGAGTTTCAAACACAATGGAACAAATCAGCCATCAAAAGAACATATCATAGGTgatctgaaatttttatttgattcctTGGTTCACCCTGAAACCATGGTAAACTATAGACCTCTAGTGACTAGAGAAGATGTGATTGACTCAGCAACCAAGCTTCTCGACTGCAAACAATTCATGAAGGACTACTATAGACCAGATAAACGGATGGTTGATAACCCTTTTGCCATTCAGCTTTGGTGCTATGTAGAGTTTTCAGAGCATCTAAAAGAAGACCCAACTATACCGCCAGAGTTAGTTGTCCTGCCTTCAAATGCCACTGTTGCTGACCTAAAAACTGAAGCCACCAAAGCTTTTCAACAAGTATATGCCATGCTTAGGAGATTCGAAGCTCGTGAATTGGTAGACTATGGGCCTCTTGAGGATTCCATTACTATTAAGTTTCTGGTTGGACAAAGTGGAACTGTCCGAATTAAAGGGACATGCACATCAAAATATGCACTCAGCCATTTCCGAATGGAGAAGGGACAGGAGAATTGGATTGTGGATTGCATGTGTGGAGCTAAGGATGATGATGGTGAGAGGATGTTAGCTTGTGATACCTGCGGTGTTTGGCAGCATACTAGGTGCGCTGGGATTGACAATTGTGATGAAATTCCTGAAAAGTTTGAGTGCATGAGATGTATCAACTCATACCGCAATAAATCTGAGAGGCATCTAAAAGAATTTCTCAATCCAAAACATCTACAAGCAGGGATGGGGCTGGAACCGATGGTGTCAGTGTCGGATCTGGACTACCTATGACATTTGTTGTACCTTAAGGTGTACATATTACTTGTAAATCCCATTTCCCGAGTATCTTTTTATGGGATTTTCTTGGAAAGCCTATTTAGGATTTCTCCTCGCTTTTGACAAATGTAGTTCCTTGGTCTTTTGTATTTTGACCTTTATACAAGGattatcaaaagaagaaaaaaagatgtgaAAGAAGTTACTTCTTTTTGCAATTGAAGCATTGATggctatatgtatatatatcaaAAGCATTGGAGATTAAGGGTATTAAAACACATTACTATTAACTGGGAAAGATTTCACTTACAAATTTGTGCACCTCATTCTCCTCTTGGATCATTTGCAGCTGTCCCTCAAGATGGAATAAAATTTCATCTCATGATGAGATGGTTCTGTTCTGGTTGTAGAGGGATATGCCAAAGCAGAGGTGAGTGTACTTTGTAACTACATCTTTGTACAGACTCGGAAATCTTTCCACATCTTCAACTGTCAATTCACCAGGTTCAGCTTCCATGTATGGATAATTTGATCTGCCTGATGCAGTAAATATGAATCAGATCAAATCAGATGGAAAGTTGCATCAGTCCCCCAAACAAGAGGACCTCAACGCATGAACAATAGGAAATTAGCAAGTACTGAACTAACAAGTCAAAACCAATGCCAGTTGGAAAGTCTACACATGTAAGCAACAATCTGGCAGTTCGTAATCTCACCATCTATatttttcatctatatttttccATGCAACGCATTCTTGTTGGGGGACCATGACCTGTCTGTGCTCGTAAAGCTTCTACTTGTGATACCTTGCTGTCCAACCTAGCTGCTCGCATACTCTCTTCAAATTCAATTGCATCCAAAGAAAGAGATTTGGCATTTAACACGACAATAAAGGACTTAGCTGAAACAAGATTTGTGAAATAATAAGCTGATTCAAGAACACAGTTAACAAGATACCCTCACCACAGAATTGGAAAACCAAGCAAAGCCAACATTTTGACAAAAGAAAAGtgagaggaaagaaagagaggagaagatATAGAGATTTGCATGCAGAAAAGTCCACCACTTGATCTGACGGGCACATTAAAATTCAACAGGTACTTGGTTTAAAACTGCACAATCACCTCAAGGCCTCACAGAAATTAAAATGACATCATCTATTGTTAATGAGAGCATCAGTTGCAAAGCAATTATATATTTGAAGCTCTTTCGGACTCAACCAGCAAAAAGAACTAATACAGTGTGCATTCATGCTCAATGACGCAGAATGCTTCAGGAATTTGATATACAAACTATTTAACACCTGTCGAAGCTAGTTAATTCCAGAATCGTGGGCTCTACAATAGTGGGACACTAACTggataatttttacaaattacCACCAGCTCCTTAGATGACTGAATAAGCCTCCTTATGATCATAGACACATTTTCCCACCAGGATTTTTCCGAATAAACCCCCCTATGTCAACTAAAGGCATTAATTTAACTGGAATCTTGAGTGCACATGTTGAGACAGGAGGCTAATTGAGAAATAATGTATTCAAAATGCTTCATTGCATTTCAGGAACTAAGAGAATAATTCACGTTATTACTTTCCAACAATAGTTTATCCTGATAGAAAAATGGCCTATTTGAAGTCTTCTGTAAATGCAGGGGCCTGTGGCGGACatttcataacaaaaaatacaGGATGCTGCTTTAAACTATGCCTAAAAGTCTCGATACTTTTAATTTCCTTTACACTGTTCTGTTTTATAACTACAAAACAATCTTGGAACTAGCAAACACCACATTAGTTTTATCGCTAGTGTTGAAGAAATTGAACCCATGACAATGCAAGAATATGAATGCTGATTATGAATCAGAGAATTATTGCAGATTTATGCATTAAGCTCATGGATGTCAGTATATAAGCTAATAATTTCTGTCCATCCATCAATATAAGATATGccaccataaaaaaaagtagtatttttctacaagtatttaaattaaaaacatatatacaaacaaaatataacCAATTCTGCAAAAATCAcaatttcataatatatttattcacCAACAGTTTGAGGTCATACattcttttcaaaaatttgGAACCAATTAAAAGTTCTTCGGAAAAAGAAATACCCTCATGACTGTAGGTGGTAGTTCAAttgaaaattgttaattttacttATTCTTTAACAAACAGCAACATGCAGACAAAGATTCTGAATTTTAAGAATAGCTGAATCTCATATCTTCAGATTTTACTTGGAGGTTTACAGCTCCACCCATAAAAGTTAACATGTAATTTATttaacttcatttttctttgttttatttccgGCATATAATAGCTATTTCTGTGTGTTCCTTGTATGGATACACCATGGCctatcttattattattgttagttttaaccaaatcatGATCTGACGATGCTATAACAGACCTACatattgtcattaaaaaaatatttatgaattttaaaacaataagggtaatttgaaaatcttttataaTTTCTGGAAAAAATGTTTAATCAATTCTATGTAAATAGATCAGATTAGCGTATCAACGTAGGCTAGAAAAGATATTCAACCATGTATCTTTAagtgaattaataaattatggTCATATTCTCTGGTATGGAAGCATGGGCTAGTgtcacaaaaaaagaattaagacgtggaaaaaaatagaatgccAAACAATGATTGCAGTATGCTTTTAAGTCATCCAATTTTCTATTGACGCATCAAAACACATAAACGATAGTCCAAAACAGGCAAACAACAATAGAAAGAGTTGCTTAATACCAAGGAGATCTTGCCTTGATTGTAACATGTGTAAGAACAGGAAGAAAGTCATTAGTCCCTCCTACTACTTGATTTTCTGACATTGATGAATTGAGCAGCAAATTGTTGATGATCATGCAACAACTCATAATACAGAGAAGCTTCTTTTCTGCAAGCTgggaaaagaaggaacaaaattGTTATGATTTAAGAGGAGCACGTATCACCACTGATGGAAGAAGGGAAAAATTTATTGGGATAAACATCAAAGtcataaaacaaaacatttacaTTATGAACTCAACTGTGGGCTTTGCACTCATGCCAATTAACAAATTTGAAACTTCCAAGAGTAGAGAAACTTCTTGAGACAATACATTCAACCTAgactatttagaaaaaaaaattaccagtaCAGCAGCAATAACAAAAACTGCTTGACTAGTCACAGAAGTTGCGTATCATAGCTCTATCTGAACATCACATTTATGAGATCACTTCCACACAGTAAGTTGGCATTGCTCCTGCATGTTATAttctctttttaataatatctattagttaaaaaaaaaaaattagagttgtAGGCGTCCAGTGAAATCAATGAAATGCCAACAAACTCTTTAATCTCTCCCACTAAACAAGGCCACATATAGCTATTCATTTCTCAGCATGATTATTTGCTCTTTACTAAATGCAACAATATTgtccaaacaaaacaaaatcatcaaatgTAACAATATTATCCGAAGTAGACTTTCTGTGAGACTTGGATAAAACATTCGGCACAAAGAAGACCCCCCTGGTGATGAAATGAAGAAGATATGGAAGCTTAGAATATCATTTGCTACTAGTAAAGTATCCTTAACAGTGTTTTAGGCGAAGTGATAAGTTGAATTTGATACATAAGGTCTTAAAACTAGTTTGGTTCCGAAGGTTGTTCCATTTTTCACAATAACAAACTAAAGTAAAGAGATATCTGGAACCTTTTGCACTGCAAATTCAAGTACAACAAAATTTCTAGCAATCTGTCTCAGCCCATGGACAGACAATATCAACGCACTAGATGTTAAAGGAATAGCTTTGTTAAGGAAATGAGTAGTGAGAAAATATGTATTAACTATTAATGCTGAATTTATGTGTTTATATGGAAGCAAGTAAAATGCAAAGTTCAGCCCAAGAGTAACATGTCAGGCTGAGAAAGAAGAATATAAAAGCAGTCAATATAAAACTAACTGCAGCATGGCCACAGAAGTATCATCAGTCAAAAAGCTTCTTACTTATGGCATCGTGCTGTGCATTAAGAATCAGATTACTGACAGTTAATGGAAGTAAATCAAGCAGTTTTGCATCAATATGAGTGTGATAACATATCCTAACAGTCAAAATAGGCTAGCACACATACCAGCCATGAAGCTTCATTCTGAAGAAATGCAGGAATATCCAAATGCTCAGACCGCAAAAAGGATTGCAAAAAGTGTATCTTCTCTGAGATCTCTTGGTCAATCTCCAAATCCTCAGGAGTAGTAGCAAATGTTCAGGAGAACAATTTTTTCATGACATATTTCTCCGATCCCTGTGTTATATATATGCAAGAGATGACCAACAAGCGAAATAAATTGCATgcatttgaaattcaaaataaaacaatctgTTAACATATTCTGCGGAGCGCAACACAAAGCTACAAAGATTTACAGAAGACACAAAaacttaaaagtaaaataacagACAGCATTCCAATACTTTGGGAACTGTTACATTATAATATGCATATACATTAAAAACACAATACATAAGTAGAAGATATGAGATATAAAATAATAGGTATATCTATCTATATACACTAAAAGCTAGTATAAATCATATCAAGTTTTCATCTACTGTCAGAGTCAGATGCTACAAGCCATGATGACCTTGATGAACTTAAGTTGGCTTAGAGCTTCAAGCAGCCAGGGTACACAATCCATCATACTTACTAGCAGATGGCAAGGGTGCTTCAAATGGCTAAGTTTGCCGAAGAATAAAGTCGTATGCTTGAGTCAGTAGAAGCTTGGGAGGGCAAACAACAGAAAGATATGGGAAGGAAAGGTTGTTATTCTCATCAACACTTGTTTGGCGCAAAATAAGAGATGGAACTCAGGAAGGGAGGGAAAAAGTAGTCAAGGGAAAACTCATGGAAGTACCTTTTCTTCCCAGTTTCCATCCACTTCTGGTTCAAATAATTCTATTTCTTTCAAAGGAAATTTATGCATTCCATATCCTACCACTTCCTTTCTCCCAAGTCCCAAACCATGTTTTCTATCGTATCTTTGaactaaaacaattaaaataccaTTCCAAGTAAAAGATATGCATAGGAAGTGTAAGAGATTCATTGAGGAATCAAATTAATCATCAGGGGCACCTGCTCATAACGGATGTTCAATGATAGCTGCTTCCATTGTCCAGAAAAACTCTTGTACCTTTTTGCTATTGTTTTCAGGGCTGGCAGACGAAAATATGAATGATACAATGAAGCTGAAACAGATTAAAAATCTCCTTCATTAAAACCTATAACCATCTCGAGaacttacaaaaaaaaccctcctataaaaaatgttaactgcaaaaacaacttttgaaaaaagaaaaacaaaacaccaaaattCGTTCAATGAATCCGAAATAGAACACCATCAAAATCCGATACGTACAAGATACAAAAATCAATAGagcctaataaaaaaatcaattctgattccatttaaaatatataatctcGCAAAATTTATATTCCTCATACATACATAAACCCTAGCAATACAATTCTATTAAACACAATCAAATTACTtgaaaattagaagaagaaagaaaccttTTAATAGACTTCACAGAATTGAGTGAAGCAGGGTTTCgcattt
Protein-coding sequences here:
- the LOC140954472 gene encoding PHD finger protein At1g33420, which produces MKRARRNNRVTANLYDILSFPSAGDSVSPAVPFRDNIKAFLSRHARVTFPPSLFPSLLTWQILFRVGDLVLDGPDISSVVLALDIVEEDVTRSSRSVYCNQCRVVGWGGHPVCKKRYHFIIRANNSSPADGYQRSCNRCGNRWSHISSESRCKGCDTVITTDDIEDWVYSQFEDNTHLLHGVVHSNGFGHLLLVNGREGGSSVLTGSDIMNFWDRLCETLAVRKVSVMDVSRKYGMEYRLLNAITKGHSWYGGWGYEFGCGSFAITLDAYKKAVESISRVPLAPLLFRGRGPQTRLQALISFYRSLSDSELVTIKDLFSFLSSLIHESNESLASMATPKNLKPAANILCAWTRDDVERVQQAMIKVLAAASGKTNWVTRHALKGVMSKTASPELLDYCLKHLGGKLAASGTVVWPRCNPNSFDIEFRLEPPSFKHNGTNQPSKEHIIGDLKFLFDSLVHPETMVNYRPLVTREDVIDSATKLLDCKQFMKDYYRPDKRMVDNPFAIQLWCYVEFSEHLKEDPTIPPELVVLPSNATVADLKTEATKAFQQVYAMLRRFEARELVDYGPLEDSITIKFLVGQSGTVRIKGTCTSKYALSHFRMEKGQENWIVDCMCGAKDDDGERMLACDTCGVWQHTRCAGIDNCDEIPEKFECMRCINSYRNKSERHLKEFLNPKHLQAGMGLEPMVSVSDLDYL